The sequence below is a genomic window from Bombus pyrosoma isolate SC7728 linkage group LG9, ASM1482585v1, whole genome shotgun sequence.
GGTATATATAAACATGGTTTTACGAAGACGTAGCAAAGCTAACGGAACGAGAGATTGTATAACTTCTAGCTATGAATCACTGTTTTAATTTCACTGCCTAGACTAATCCTATAAGAGTAACTACATATATGCCACTACCTACGTTCTAGGGAATACAGTCATTATAGTTTTATACCTACTGCTAGCGATTTTACTAAGATCGGATATCAATATCTCTAGTATATCATATTCCAACTATCTGTGGCATCGAAATGCTTCACTGGTTCAATCaaaaattttaccaaataaAGTAGAACCTTGATCATCTGAACCGATCGCAACGCGTTGGCGTACctaataatcgaataatttcagaCGATTCATATGAGACGATTATTCGctaatttccaattattttagaaacattgggttggcaactaagtgattgcagatTTCGTCAATAGGTGGTATTGGCAacatccgcaatcacttagctGTCAACCCAATATTAACGTGTAAACAAAGACATAAGATTTAGACTGTAAACGTAACGATTTGTATTGTACGATGCTACTTAAGAaagtatcgatcgatattccgatcgtcgatcgttccATGGATCGGTGTTCTGATATAATCGAGGTTCTACTTTAAAATctcagaaaagaaaaatgtaagcAGGATACCGTTTCAACGAAACGACCCGTTCCTTCGCCATTGAAAGACGTTCTTCTAACGTGAAACGATGAGAAATGGAATCGGTAAAAAAGAACAGATGAAAAATCGATATCTCCTCGACATTTTGACTAAACGTGGACCCTGTTAAGGTGCAAGAAACACACGAACGTCCTCGAAGACGTAAAAGCTCGTACCCATCCTAACCCCACGTATCTTTCTGGTCGACAATAATTTCAGCGCAAGCTACGCAATCGGTTAAATCGCTTAGTCTATGCCGTTTACGGGCTATAGTCTTATTCGGTACTCGaccgttttctttttacttgcTAACGTTCGTATAATACGATCTAAGCCAAACACGAACACACCACCGCCAGGAAGTCAGCCAGAATTGGGACGCAATCAGAGCTTTTATGGAAGCCTTGAGCAAATCTGCCTGCCAGTTATTCCCGATATCCCATTTTTCTCGATTACCCCGCCGGCAGGTAGACTCTGAtgtttattgttttttaataatcctCTTATtggatttttctcttttttcttttcttttttccctttctctctctctctctctctctctctctctctcgctctcgctttctctctctctctctctcgttcgcGCGCTCTCCCtctaaatttatatcaaatcgTTCTCGATCAACTTTCTCacgaatgtaaaaatataacgacGTTTGTCTctcttgttctttcttttacattcttccgtgtttttcttttttttctttcgttttcttcgacGTTAAACGATATCGATCACTCGATCGTTtatctttctctcctttctgtTAACCGTATAAGCTCGATGAAGGATAGACAGAAAGAAATACTCGTTCGTTCGggagattatttttaatgcgAGTCGCAAACGAACTTTTTAACCCTCGTCCGATAAATGCTGGATAATCGTCACCAACGTCGgacattttatttcgtagcGAAAAAGCCTTTTTCCGAAAAGGTTCTTTTCTTaacattgtttaatttattcaatatatcGATACTTTACATCGTTTGATGCGAAGGTGATAACAGATTTATAACGAA
It includes:
- the LOC122570586 gene encoding uncharacterized protein LOC122570586 isoform X1 is translated as MPFTGYSLIRYSTVFFLLANVRIIRSKPNTNTPPPGSQPELGRNQSFYGSLEQICLPVIPDIPFFSITPPAEQKEHVSTDSSFGNFNGVMPTKSFADTYNMRRRNFVKDIHSTLCYRTIRYFSIKTIKRIDVYVPKLRLFAK